Sequence from the Nocardiopsis sp. YSL2 genome:
TCCGCTCGCCCGGGCCCTGGGAACGAGCGACCGCATGCTGATGCACTACTTCGGCTCGAAGGACGAACTGGTCACCCGGATACTCCGCGTGAGCCGCCCCGACCTGGACACGCTGTTCGCCTCCGTCAGAGGCCACGAGCTGAGCGAGTTCGCTCGCGGCCTGTGGGAGCAGATGACCGACGACCGGGCCCAGGCCCCCCGTGTACGCCTCATGCTCGAGGTCATGGCGCTCGCCGTACACCGGCCGGAGGACTACGGCGCGGTGGCCGCCGACGCCCACCGCGAGTGGATCGACTCGGCCGCCACCGCGCTCACCCGGGAGCTCGGCCTTCCCGCCCCCGAGGCGTCCGCCCGTGCCACCGCGCTCGTCTCAGGACTGAAGGGACTCGCGCTCGACTACTTCGTCTCAGGTGACCGCACGCGCGTGGACGCCGCGGCCGAGGCGCTCATCGCCACCGTGACGCTCTCACACCGGCACTGACACAGCCTCGCGGTCGAGCAGCTCGCGCAGAGCCTCGACCACCCCGGCCGGGTCCTCCTCGGCCATGAAGTGGCCGCTGGCCACGGTCGAGTGGCGCAGGTCCGACGCCCACCGCGCCCACACCGCCGCCGCGTCGTAGCCCAGAGCGGCGCCCCAGTCCTGCTGGAGCACGCTCACCGGCATCTCCAGGCGGCGTCCGGCGTCCCGGTCGGCGCGGTCGTGGTCGATGTCCACACCGGCCGAGGCCCGGTAGTCGGCCACGATCGAGGGCACCGCTGCTCGGCAGGCGTCCAGGTAGGCGGCGCGCACCTCGCCGGGGATCGCCCCCGCGTCGTTCGCCCACAGGTCGAGGAAGTGGCCGAAGAACGCGTCGGCGTCGGCGGCGATCATCCGTTCGGGCAGCCCCGGCGGCTGGGCCATCAGGTACAGGTGGAAGGCCACCGCGGCATCGGCACCGTGCAGCACCTCCCACATGTCCAGGGTCGGCAGGACGTCGAGGCAGGCCAGGTGGGTGACGGTCCCGGGGTGGTCGAGCCCGGCGCGCAGGGCCACCAGCGCCCCGCGGTCGTGCCCGGCCAGCGCGAAGCGCTCATGCCCCAGCGCGCGGGCCAGGGCGACGACGTCGGCGGCCATGGTCCGCTTGGAGTAGGCGCTGCCGTCGCCGTCCTCGGCGGGCTTGTCGCTGTCACCGTAGCCGCGCAGGTCGGGGCAGATCACCGTGTGGTCGGCGGCCAGGTCCGCGGCGACATGCCGCCACATCAGGTGGGTCTGAGGGAAGCCGTGCAGCAGCACCACGGGGCGCCCCTCCCCGCCCACGGCCGCACGCAGCGACACCCCGTCCGCGACACCGACGCTCTGGTACCCGAATCCGGCAGGCATCATGGTTCTTCTTCTCCTTCGTCGACGAACCGGTACGTGCAGCGTGCCCGTCACGGATGAGCAACCGATGAGCACGCCCCACCGGGGGCGGAGTCCGAGACGGAAGGTGGACCGTGGAGGTCGAGTTCGGGGTTCTGGGACCGGTCGCGGCCTGGGACGGGCAGGGCGAACCCGTGGCGCTCAAGGGGCCGCGGCACCGCGCGGTCCTGGCCCGGCTCGTGCTGGCCCGCCGCCGGGTCGTGCCCGTCGACCGCCTCGTCGCCGACCTGTGGGACGACCCGCCCCCGGGCGCCGTCTCGGCGGTGCGCACCTTCGTGGCGGCCCTGCGACGGGCACTGGAGCCGCGGCGTGAGCCGCGCGCACCCGCCCGGCTGATCGTGACCGAGGGTCCCGGCTACGCCCTGCGCGCCGGCGCGGACACGGTGGACGCCTGGCGCTTCGAACGGGAGGTGGCCGACGCCGACGCGCTGCCCGCCCCCGCCCGGCTCGAACACCTGCGGCGGACCCTGGAACGGTGGCGCGGCCCCGCCTACGCCGACTTCGCCGCCGAGCCCTGGACCAGGGCCGAGCGCACCCGCCTGACGGAACTGCGCCTGCACGCCGTCGAACAGTACGGCCAGGCCCGGCTCGACCTGGGGCGGGCCGCCGAGGCCGTCGCCGACCTGGACGCCCACACCGCCGAGCACCCCTGGCGGGAGGACGCCTGGCGCCTGCTCGCCCTGGCCCTGTACCGGTCCGGCCGCCAGGGCGACGCGCTGGCGGTGCTGCGGCGGGCGCGCACGCTCCTGGTCGAACAGCTGGGCGTGGACCCGGGGCCGCGCTTGCGCCGCCTGGAGCAGGACGTGCTCCACCACGCCGACCACCTCTCCCCCGACACCGCGCCCGAGCACGTGTGGGCCCGGGCCAGCGCCGCCTTCGACCGCACCGTGGCCGCCGGCTCCCGTGCACGCCTGGAGTCGACCGTGGGCCTGCTGCGCCAA
This genomic interval carries:
- a CDS encoding TetR/AcrR family transcriptional regulator yields the protein MSRPRDEQRRDELLAGAFDYAAQHGLANLSLRPLARALGTSDRMLMHYFGSKDELVTRILRVSRPDLDTLFASVRGHELSEFARGLWEQMTDDRAQAPRVRLMLEVMALAVHRPEDYGAVAADAHREWIDSAATALTRELGLPAPEASARATALVSGLKGLALDYFVSGDRTRVDAAAEALIATVTLSHRH
- a CDS encoding alpha/beta fold hydrolase, yielding MMPAGFGYQSVGVADGVSLRAAVGGEGRPVVLLHGFPQTHLMWRHVAADLAADHTVICPDLRGYGDSDKPAEDGDGSAYSKRTMAADVVALARALGHERFALAGHDRGALVALRAGLDHPGTVTHLACLDVLPTLDMWEVLHGADAAVAFHLYLMAQPPGLPERMIAADADAFFGHFLDLWANDAGAIPGEVRAAYLDACRAAVPSIVADYRASAGVDIDHDRADRDAGRRLEMPVSVLQQDWGAALGYDAAAVWARWASDLRHSTVASGHFMAEEDPAGVVEALRELLDREAVSVPV